One region of Streptomyces capillispiralis genomic DNA includes:
- the ligD gene encoding non-homologous end-joining DNA ligase — protein MAPITEVEGRRLALSNLEKVLYPATGFTKAEVLHYYATVADVLLPHLRERPVSFLRYPDGPDGQVFFTKNVPPGTPDWVTTSEVPRTEGPARMVLVQDLPSLMWAANLVTEFHTHQWLVGTPGQADRIVFDLDPGAPATIVECCEVALWLRDRLAADGIEAYAKTSGSKGLHLLAAVRGASSDRVSEYAKGLAVEAEKAMPALVLHRMTRSLRPGKVFVDWSQNAARKTTATPYTLRARAEPLVSAPVTWDEVEECRAPDRLALLAPDIAPRVRDYGDLLAPLLDPGRAGPLP, from the coding sequence ATGGCGCCTATCACTGAGGTGGAGGGGCGACGGCTCGCGCTCAGCAATCTGGAGAAGGTGCTGTATCCCGCCACCGGGTTCACCAAGGCGGAGGTCCTGCACTACTACGCGACCGTCGCCGATGTGCTGCTGCCCCATCTGCGGGAGCGGCCGGTGTCCTTCCTGCGGTACCCCGACGGGCCGGACGGCCAGGTGTTCTTCACCAAGAACGTGCCGCCGGGCACGCCCGACTGGGTCACCACGTCCGAGGTGCCGAGGACCGAGGGACCGGCCCGGATGGTGCTGGTGCAGGATCTGCCGAGCCTGATGTGGGCGGCGAACCTCGTCACCGAGTTCCACACCCACCAGTGGCTCGTCGGGACGCCGGGGCAGGCCGACCGGATCGTGTTCGACCTGGACCCCGGGGCGCCGGCGACGATCGTGGAGTGCTGCGAGGTGGCGCTGTGGCTGCGGGACCGGCTGGCGGCGGACGGGATCGAGGCGTACGCCAAGACGTCCGGGTCGAAGGGGCTGCACCTGCTCGCGGCGGTGCGGGGCGCTTCCTCCGATCGGGTGTCGGAGTACGCCAAGGGGCTCGCCGTCGAGGCGGAGAAGGCCATGCCGGCGCTGGTGCTGCACCGGATGACCCGGAGCCTGCGGCCGGGGAAGGTCTTCGTCGACTGGAGCCAGAACGCGGCCCGCAAGACCACGGCCACCCCGTACACGCTGCGGGCCCGCGCCGAGCCGCTGGTGTCGGCGCCGGTGACCTGGGACGAGGTCGAGGAGTGCCGGGCCCCGGACCGTCTGGCCCTGCTGGCGCCGGACATCGCCCCGCGGGTGCGGGACTACGGCGATCTGCTGGCCCCGCTGCTGGATCCGGGGCGCGCCGGGCCGCTGCCGTGA
- a CDS encoding sigma factor-like helix-turn-helix DNA-binding protein: protein MNTGAGIHRPVVRVGAQRRGPGATEVTYAPLRAGRPPQVGPVEGDFAAYARDRWPRLVATARLLTDDAGAAEELARRTLVRVCARWRRIPRNDVDFHVRRCLVRGYLRGHRAGGRRRVVPVLRYWEGLGEAEIAQVLGCSVGAVRAVVRRGRKEAGPEDRRASYAAVLAGLVPPAVPLDDIQRDGALRRRRRAGVVAAGCALLLGPPAVLAAGPLTGGGATGASEVPDRPEPGPMRIVAPGERVSAAAGVEIWLTPDGRHWSTPQAPNRFHAVDDGNLDRTRAGVSVQGERLDDGTYFQTGVYHGLDGDPARVEVRVGGRTVTANVLTLAGSPGWGVWYTTTPLADWPADRAQAAAEAAFRAGRGPAVTVYDATGAVLARVDSGPSVARPVPVGAWGP from the coding sequence CGCTGCGTGCGGGGCGTCCGCCCCAAGTGGGGCCCGTGGAGGGGGACTTCGCCGCGTACGCGCGTGACCGGTGGCCGCGGCTGGTGGCCACCGCCCGGCTGCTCACCGATGACGCGGGCGCCGCCGAGGAGTTGGCGCGCCGCACGCTGGTGCGGGTCTGTGCGCGGTGGCGGCGCATCCCGCGCAACGACGTCGACTTCCATGTACGGCGCTGTCTGGTGCGCGGGTATCTGCGGGGGCACCGCGCGGGCGGCCGGCGGCGGGTGGTGCCGGTGCTGCGGTACTGGGAGGGGCTGGGAGAGGCGGAGATCGCGCAGGTGCTGGGGTGTTCGGTGGGGGCGGTGCGCGCGGTGGTGCGGCGCGGGAGGAAGGAGGCCGGGCCCGAGGACCGGAGGGCGTCGTACGCCGCGGTGCTCGCCGGTCTGGTGCCGCCGGCCGTTCCGCTCGACGACATCCAGCGGGACGGGGCGCTGCGGCGCAGGCGGCGGGCGGGAGTCGTCGCCGCCGGCTGTGCCCTGCTGCTCGGCCCGCCGGCCGTCCTCGCCGCCGGTCCCCTCACGGGCGGTGGGGCCACGGGCGCGTCGGAGGTGCCCGACCGCCCGGAGCCCGGGCCGATGCGCATCGTCGCCCCCGGTGAGCGGGTGTCCGCCGCCGCGGGGGTGGAGATCTGGCTGACGCCGGACGGCCGGCACTGGTCCACCCCGCAGGCGCCGAACCGGTTCCACGCCGTGGACGACGGGAACCTGGACCGCACGAGGGCGGGCGTCTCCGTCCAGGGCGAACGGCTGGACGACGGCACGTACTTCCAGACCGGGGTGTACCACGGTCTGGACGGCGACCCGGCGCGCGTCGAGGTCCGCGTCGGCGGCAGGACCGTCACGGCCAACGTGCTGACGCTGGCGGGCAGTCCGGGGTGGGGCGTGTGGTACACGACGACCCCCCTGGCGGACTGGCCCGCGGACCGTGCGCAGGCCGCCGCGGAAGCGGCCTTCCGCGCCGGGCGGGGTCCGGCCGTCACGGTGTACGACGCGACCGGTGCCGTCCTGGCGCGGGTGGACTCCGGGCCGTCGGTCGCGCGGCCGGTTCCCGTCGGGGCGTGGGGCCCGTGA
- a CDS encoding Ku protein, with product MLHVRSIWNGAISFGLVSIPIKLVNATESHSISFRQIHTEDGGRIRYRKFCELEDREVTGQEIGKGYEDADGTIIPITDEDLSRLPIPTARTIEIVAFVPGDRIDPLQMDAAYYLAAGGAPAAKPYTLLREALKRSNKVAIAKFALRGRERLGMLRVVGDAIAMHGLLWPDEVRAPEGVAPDTGVTVRDKELDLADALMDTLGEVDLEDLHDEYREAVEEVIAAKAAGEAPPEAPAPERGGKVLDLMAALENSVRAARESRGEQPGEAADVKRLPQRATSRSAPKETGGKKTTSTAKKTAAKKTAPSARKSTAKTSQGARTGQDTKKSTAKKTPAKKAPAKKTSARKRSA from the coding sequence GTGCTGCACGTGAGATCCATTTGGAACGGCGCGATCTCGTTCGGCCTGGTCAGCATCCCGATCAAGCTGGTGAACGCCACCGAGAGCCACTCGATCTCGTTCCGCCAGATCCACACGGAGGACGGCGGCCGGATCCGCTACCGCAAGTTCTGCGAGCTGGAGGACCGCGAGGTCACCGGACAGGAGATCGGCAAGGGGTACGAGGACGCGGACGGCACGATCATCCCGATCACCGACGAGGACCTGTCCCGGCTGCCGATCCCCACCGCCCGGACGATCGAGATCGTCGCCTTCGTCCCCGGCGACCGGATCGACCCGCTCCAGATGGACGCGGCGTACTACCTGGCGGCGGGCGGGGCGCCGGCCGCCAAGCCGTACACGCTGCTGCGCGAGGCGCTCAAGCGGAGCAACAAGGTGGCCATCGCGAAGTTCGCGCTGCGCGGCCGGGAGCGGCTCGGCATGCTCCGGGTGGTCGGGGACGCGATCGCCATGCACGGCCTGCTCTGGCCGGACGAGGTCCGCGCCCCGGAGGGCGTCGCGCCCGACACCGGCGTCACCGTCCGGGACAAGGAGCTCGATCTCGCGGACGCCCTGATGGACACCCTCGGCGAGGTCGACCTGGAGGACCTGCACGACGAGTACCGCGAGGCCGTGGAGGAGGTCATCGCCGCCAAGGCGGCCGGCGAGGCCCCGCCGGAGGCCCCCGCGCCGGAACGCGGCGGCAAGGTCCTGGACCTGATGGCCGCCCTGGAGAACAGCGTCCGCGCGGCCCGGGAGTCCCGCGGCGAGCAGCCCGGGGAGGCGGCCGACGTCAAGCGGCTGCCGCAGCGCGCCACCTCCCGCTCGGCCCCCAAGGAGACCGGCGGCAAGAAGACGACGTCGACGGCGAAGAAGACGGCGGCCAAGAAGACCGCGCCCTCCGCGCGGAAGTCCACCGCGAAGACGAGCCAGGGCGCCAGGACGGGGCAGGACACGAAGAAGTCGACCGCGAAGAAGACGCCCGCGAAGAAGGCCCCGGCGAAGAAGACGAGCGCCCGCAAGCGCTCCGCCTGA
- a CDS encoding protein-tyrosine phosphatase family protein: protein MRTRGKQPDVPAPDSPWNEIVPGLWMGGHEFRGLSGQLESVVVDGRFDLVQTLLRLPGHGPDPGVEHHVWPIPDGPLDGTQLAGVIRLAEAACEALEGGRTVLVRCYHGYNRSGLVVAHALMRRGDTSEAAIRLIRARRSSWALHNTLFVDYLRAGLTTARLLEELAE, encoded by the coding sequence TTGCGTACCCGCGGGAAACAACCCGACGTACCGGCTCCGGACAGTCCGTGGAACGAGATCGTGCCCGGTCTGTGGATGGGCGGGCACGAGTTCCGGGGCCTGTCCGGGCAGCTGGAGTCCGTGGTGGTGGACGGGCGGTTCGATCTTGTGCAGACGCTGCTGCGGCTGCCCGGGCACGGGCCGGACCCCGGGGTCGAGCACCATGTGTGGCCGATACCCGACGGGCCGCTCGACGGGACGCAGCTCGCGGGCGTGATCCGGCTGGCCGAGGCGGCGTGCGAGGCGCTGGAGGGCGGCCGTACGGTGCTCGTGCGCTGTTACCACGGGTACAACCGCTCGGGTCTGGTGGTCGCGCACGCGCTGATGCGCCGGGGCGACACCTCGGAGGCGGCGATCCGGCTGATCCGCGCCCGCCGCTCGTCCTGGGCCCTGCACAACACGCTCTTCGTCGACTACCTGCGCGCGGGGCTCACCACGGCACGGCTGCTGGAGGAGCTGGCGGAGTAG
- a CDS encoding transglycosylase domain-containing protein, with translation MPLRIRLRRSRGRWLRRLLVAFLTLLAVVCGAAVVAYKLTGIPAPHPETVVQSTVFVDAGGSYLGRRGPVDRQEVPLSQVPRHVQDAVIAAENRSFRTDTGVSPRAIGRAVWATVSGGAPQGGSTITQQYVKNALLSPERSLARKAREALIAVKLDRTRAKDEILEGYLNTVYFGRGAAGVQAAARNYFDVAPGNLTVSQGAALASIVNIPSYYEKAGSDPKVTARLRDRWEWVLDAMEAGGDITGAQRRAARFPAFRFYPPGETEGQRQYLIDVAAREAADRLGITEDQLARGGYTVHTTFDLALQDATAESVKNRAKGSGDDGVRVHTAVVGIEPGDGAVRVLYGGADYARQPFNDAVSGAVEAGSVLEPFDGVRLGGTLRGLPGSVAPTPLRLASAYAAVAADGVYAAPHTVARITREGRTVHTARPETGRVLDEKGAYEVTAHALERFGGPPGPGAPVAALAGASGGNGAFLTAGAGGGITRRTVWSVGYDSRLALAVALFADRPGTKKGTTVPAQLPDDPSPTEYAEQLAVRTWESARKP, from the coding sequence GTGCCCCTGCGCATCCGCCTGCGCCGCAGCCGGGGGCGCTGGCTGCGGCGGCTGCTCGTCGCCTTCCTCACGCTGCTCGCCGTCGTCTGCGGCGCGGCCGTCGTCGCCTACAAGCTGACCGGCATCCCCGCACCGCACCCCGAGACGGTCGTGCAGAGCACGGTCTTCGTGGACGCCGGGGGCTCCTATCTGGGCCGGCGCGGTCCGGTCGACCGGCAGGAGGTGCCCCTGTCCCAGGTCCCCCGGCATGTCCAGGACGCGGTGATCGCCGCGGAGAACCGGTCCTTCCGCACGGACACCGGGGTGTCGCCGCGCGCCATCGGCCGCGCGGTGTGGGCCACGGTGTCCGGCGGCGCCCCGCAGGGCGGTTCCACCATCACGCAGCAGTACGTGAAGAACGCGCTGCTCAGTCCGGAACGGTCGCTGGCGCGCAAGGCGCGCGAGGCGCTGATCGCCGTCAAGCTCGACCGGACGCGGGCCAAGGACGAGATCCTGGAGGGCTATCTCAACACGGTGTACTTCGGCCGGGGCGCGGCCGGCGTCCAGGCGGCCGCGCGGAACTACTTCGACGTGGCGCCGGGGAACCTCACCGTCTCCCAGGGCGCGGCGCTGGCCTCGATCGTCAACATCCCCTCGTACTACGAGAAGGCGGGCTCCGACCCCAAGGTGACCGCGCGGCTGCGGGACCGGTGGGAGTGGGTGCTGGACGCGATGGAGGCCGGCGGCGACATCACGGGCGCGCAGCGCCGGGCGGCCCGTTTCCCGGCGTTCCGGTTCTATCCGCCGGGTGAGACGGAGGGGCAGCGGCAGTACCTGATCGACGTGGCGGCGCGGGAGGCGGCCGACCGGCTCGGGATCACCGAGGACCAGCTGGCGCGCGGGGGGTACACGGTGCACACCACCTTCGACCTGGCGTTGCAGGACGCGACCGCCGAGTCGGTGAAGAACCGTGCGAAGGGTTCCGGTGACGACGGGGTCCGGGTGCACACGGCGGTGGTGGGGATCGAGCCCGGCGACGGGGCGGTACGGGTGCTGTACGGCGGGGCGGACTACGCCCGGCAGCCGTTCAACGACGCGGTGAGCGGGGCGGTGGAGGCCGGGTCGGTGCTCGAACCGTTCGACGGGGTGCGGCTCGGCGGTACGCTGCGCGGGCTGCCCGGGTCGGTGGCGCCCACGCCCCTGCGGCTGGCCTCGGCGTACGCGGCGGTCGCGGCGGACGGCGTGTACGCGGCTCCCCACACGGTGGCCCGGATCACACGCGAGGGGCGCACGGTCCACACGGCGCGGCCGGAGACCGGGCGGGTGCTGGACGAGAAGGGCGCGTACGAGGTGACGGCCCATGCGCTGGAGCGCTTCGGGGGGCCGCCGGGGCCGGGCGCTCCCGTCGCAGCCCTGGCCGGCGCGAGCGGGGGGAACGGCGCGTTCCTGACGGCCGGGGCCGGTGGGGGCATCACCCGGCGCACCGTGTGGTCGGTCGGGTACGACTCCCGACTCGCCCTGGCGGTCGCCCTGTTCGCCGACCGGCCCGGCACGAAGAAGGGCACCACCGTGCCCGCGCAGCTGCCTGACGACCCGTCCCCGACGGAGTACGCGGAACAGCTGGCGGTGCGGACGTGGGAGTCGGCGAGGAAGCCGTGA
- a CDS encoding SH3 domain-containing protein yields MSPRPPLIRRLPIALAAGALVITAATAPALAADDPNQGDQGGWSQQGGNQQGGNQQQGGNQQGGKQQQGGNQQGGNQQQGGNQQGGNQQGGHGHDNGGNNQQGNNQQGGNQQGNNQQGNNQQGGNQQGGNQQGGGNQQGGNGGHDNGDPNQGNNQGGGQGNNQGGGQQGNNQGNNGDHQVTGGNGDEHHQPTGGNGDDQGEYKGVVTTHSLALRSAPNRGSQIIRHVHKGDIVSIFCKVPGEKVDGNPLWYLLTDGTWAWGPARHIDNIGPAPRWC; encoded by the coding sequence ATGTCCCCGCGTCCCCCGCTCATCCGCCGTCTGCCCATAGCGCTCGCCGCCGGTGCCCTCGTGATCACGGCCGCCACCGCCCCCGCCCTCGCCGCCGACGACCCCAACCAGGGCGACCAGGGCGGCTGGAGTCAGCAGGGGGGCAACCAGCAGGGCGGGAACCAGCAACAGGGGGGCAACCAGCAAGGCGGCAAGCAGCAGCAAGGGGGGAATCAGCAGGGCGGGAATCAGCAGCAAGGGGGGAATCAGCAAGGCGGAAACCAGCAGGGTGGTCACGGCCACGACAACGGAGGCAACAACCAGCAGGGCAACAACCAGCAGGGCGGAAATCAGCAAGGCAACAACCAGCAAGGCAACAACCAGCAGGGCGGGAATCAGCAGGGGGGCAACCAGCAAGGCGGCGGCAACCAGCAGGGCGGCAACGGCGGCCACGACAACGGCGACCCGAACCAGGGCAACAACCAGGGCGGCGGTCAGGGCAACAACCAAGGCGGCGGCCAGCAAGGAAACAACCAAGGCAACAACGGCGACCACCAGGTCACCGGTGGCAACGGCGACGAGCACCACCAGCCCACCGGCGGCAACGGTGACGACCAGGGCGAGTACAAGGGTGTCGTCACGACGCACTCGCTGGCCCTGCGCAGCGCCCCCAACCGGGGTTCGCAGATCATCCGGCACGTCCACAAGGGCGACATCGTCTCGATCTTCTGCAAGGTCCCGGGCGAGAAGGTGGACGGCAACCCCCTCTGGTACCTCCTCACGGACGGCACCTGGGCCTGGGGGCCGGCCCGTCACATCGACAACATCGGTCCCGCGCCACGCTGGTGCTGA
- a CDS encoding nuclease-related domain-containing protein gives MDGLRVIPTWRHGRERLYVCLPDGRNLAWYDRETARVNLLGGDHEAEVLRALGPFLTGPVSVGPPPVPTPAELARLSLHPDDDLAPNRPGEALLIALDRDPGTARRLRPDPRRRALTAERTVGEALDRMDGAGWHALHSVPLPGGDRIHHLLIGPGGLYAVHTLYAHKQRVTVADPQVGLGRHAPRPLLRRVRADADRATHALTAEVRPVLVLAGASEVTLPAPPREVRVLTDRDLGSLTRPGGVFKPADVEALHALARDRNTWSRL, from the coding sequence ATGGACGGACTGCGCGTCATACCGACCTGGCGGCACGGCCGGGAACGGCTGTACGTCTGCCTCCCGGACGGCAGGAACCTCGCCTGGTACGACCGTGAGACGGCCCGGGTGAACCTGCTGGGCGGGGACCACGAGGCGGAGGTGCTCCGGGCCCTCGGCCCCTTCCTCACCGGCCCCGTCTCGGTCGGCCCGCCCCCGGTCCCCACCCCCGCCGAGCTGGCCCGGCTGTCCCTGCACCCCGACGACGACCTCGCGCCGAACCGCCCCGGCGAGGCACTGCTGATCGCCCTCGACCGTGACCCCGGCACGGCCCGCCGGCTGCGCCCCGACCCCCGCCGCAGGGCGCTCACCGCGGAGCGGACGGTGGGCGAGGCCCTGGACCGCATGGACGGCGCGGGCTGGCACGCCCTGCACTCGGTCCCGCTCCCCGGCGGCGACCGCATCCACCACCTGCTGATCGGCCCCGGCGGCCTGTACGCCGTCCACACCCTGTACGCCCACAAGCAGCGGGTGACGGTCGCCGACCCGCAGGTCGGACTCGGCCGGCACGCGCCGCGCCCGCTGCTGCGCCGCGTGCGGGCCGACGCCGACCGCGCAACCCACGCCCTGACGGCCGAGGTCCGCCCGGTGCTCGTCCTGGCCGGCGCCTCGGAGGTGACGCTCCCCGCCCCGCCCCGGGAGGTGCGCGTCCTGACCGACCGGGACCTCGGGAGCCTGACCCGTCCCGGCGGGGTGTTCAAACCGGCCGACGTGGAGGCCCTGCACGCGCTGGCCCGCGACCGGAACACCTGGTCACGGCTGTGA
- a CDS encoding FtsW/RodA/SpoVE family cell cycle protein: MSKAGITLETVDPPAAPTVRLPRRRGIELALIVLAVLLSVYGYCAVGLARNGTVPPGAAGYGAGLGVLALVAHLAVRWRAPHADPLPLPIGVLLNGLGLVLIYRLDLEAPGDPAAPTQLVWSTLGVALFTVVVLVLRDHRVLQRYTYLCVTVALVLLTVPILFPAVNGARIWIRVAGFSIQPGEFAKVLLAVFFAAYLAANRGALTYAGRRVWCLQLPTGRVLGPIVAVWLVSVGVLVLERDLGTSLLFFGLFVVLLYVATGRTGWIAVGLLLASLGAAAVGRLEPHVHGRIETWLHPFASIEAGEGPNQLAQSLFAFAEGGILGTGLGLGHSVLIGFAVKSDFILATAGEELGLAGLSAIFLLYGLLVERGYRAGLALRDPFGRLLAVGLASIVALQVFVIAGGVTGLIPLTGMAMPFLAQGGSSVVTNWTIVALLVRLSDRARRQGGGGDIR; the protein is encoded by the coding sequence ATGAGCAAGGCCGGCATCACCCTGGAAACGGTGGATCCGCCCGCGGCGCCCACCGTCCGCCTCCCCCGGCGCCGCGGCATCGAACTCGCCCTGATCGTCCTGGCCGTGCTGCTGTCGGTGTACGGATACTGCGCCGTCGGCCTCGCCAGGAACGGCACCGTCCCGCCCGGCGCCGCCGGTTACGGCGCCGGGCTCGGCGTGCTCGCGCTGGTCGCGCATCTGGCGGTGCGCTGGCGCGCCCCGCACGCCGACCCGCTCCCACTGCCCATCGGGGTCCTGCTCAACGGCCTCGGCCTGGTGCTGATCTACCGGCTCGACCTGGAGGCGCCGGGCGATCCGGCCGCCCCGACCCAACTGGTGTGGTCGACACTGGGCGTGGCGCTGTTCACCGTGGTGGTCCTGGTGCTGCGCGACCACCGGGTGCTCCAGCGCTACACCTACCTCTGCGTCACCGTCGCGCTCGTCCTGCTGACGGTCCCGATCCTCTTCCCGGCGGTGAACGGCGCCCGGATCTGGATCCGGGTCGCCGGATTCTCCATCCAGCCCGGCGAGTTCGCGAAGGTGCTGCTGGCGGTGTTCTTCGCCGCGTACCTCGCCGCGAACCGGGGCGCCCTCACCTACGCGGGCCGCAGGGTCTGGTGCCTGCAACTGCCCACCGGGCGGGTGCTCGGGCCGATCGTCGCGGTCTGGCTGGTCAGTGTGGGCGTGCTGGTGCTGGAGCGGGACCTCGGCACCTCGCTGCTGTTCTTCGGCCTGTTCGTGGTCCTGCTGTACGTCGCCACCGGCCGCACCGGATGGATCGCCGTCGGCCTGCTGCTGGCCTCGCTGGGGGCGGCGGCCGTGGGCCGGCTGGAACCGCACGTGCACGGCAGGATCGAGACCTGGCTGCACCCCTTCGCCTCCATCGAGGCGGGCGAGGGCCCGAACCAGCTCGCCCAGTCCCTGTTCGCCTTCGCGGAGGGCGGGATCCTCGGCACCGGGCTCGGGCTCGGGCACTCCGTGCTCATCGGCTTCGCGGTCAAGTCCGACTTCATCCTGGCGACGGCCGGGGAGGAGCTGGGCCTGGCCGGACTGTCCGCGATCTTCCTGCTCTACGGGCTGCTGGTGGAGCGCGGCTACCGGGCGGGGCTCGCCCTGCGCGACCCGTTCGGGCGGCTGCTCGCCGTGGGCCTCGCCTCCATCGTGGCGCTCCAGGTGTTCGTGATCGCGGGCGGGGTGACCGGGCTGATCCCGCTGACCGGGATGGCGATGCCGTTCCTGGCGCAGGGCGGCTCGTCGGTGGTGACCAACTGGACGATCGTGGCCCTGCTGGTGCGGCTGAGCGACCGCGCCCGGCGGCAGGGCGGCGGAGGTGACATCCGGTGA
- a CDS encoding beta-ketoacyl-[acyl-carrier-protein] synthase family protein encodes MTHSPGTPEVPIRPYTVTAAEVVPGDLLALSREDAAQHRWHVVTHTLPESPEVIRVTLRPPLGGVDHEEALRRDQRVTVAGRRMDIAAVPRASSPALDGVEFRDGDRLHRLRAVDPAAEEVTYVRRWGSWQLDSGEPGEGVSDAEVRRWAAGADREGDLVAHEPRPVRAAEAAGARRVVVTGLGAITPLGVGTGELWRGLLEGRHGIRELTDEEFDGLPVRIAGTVPVDPAGLLPRQAARRMNRAAQFAVLAAREAWADAGYAEGGTRESGLDPERVGVSLGAILGDASVLVGGDRRLRERGPRGVSPLTTPMTVPSQAASQVSLDLHITGEARTVTSACASGTEAIGQAVDRIRYGRVDVALAGGAEAVVTPAIMASFAAMRALAEGDPSGGSPSHPFAKDRDGFVNGEGAGVLVLESEEHARARGARVYCEAAGWGLSADAHHVAAPDPSGDGIALALRRAVRDAGGQLGDVVHVNAHATATVDGDLAEARALRGVLGRRDVPVTALKGHLGHLQGAAGGVEAVAAVLTLHHEVVPATVGCAEVDDAIDLDVVRGAPRALPSAGDLVLSNSFGFGGHNAVLALRRVG; translated from the coding sequence ATGACCCACTCCCCCGGAACGCCTGAAGTACCCATACGCCCCTACACCGTTACCGCCGCCGAGGTGGTCCCCGGCGATCTGCTCGCCCTGTCGCGCGAGGACGCGGCGCAGCACCGCTGGCACGTGGTGACCCATACGCTCCCCGAGTCCCCGGAGGTGATCCGGGTCACGCTGCGGCCTCCGCTGGGCGGGGTCGACCACGAGGAGGCGCTCCGCCGCGACCAGCGGGTGACGGTCGCCGGGCGGCGGATGGACATCGCCGCCGTCCCCCGGGCGAGTTCACCGGCGCTGGACGGGGTGGAGTTCCGGGACGGGGACCGGCTGCACCGCCTGCGCGCCGTCGACCCGGCGGCGGAGGAAGTGACGTACGTACGCCGCTGGGGTTCCTGGCAGCTGGACTCCGGCGAGCCGGGCGAGGGCGTGAGCGACGCCGAGGTGCGCCGGTGGGCGGCCGGGGCCGACCGGGAGGGCGACCTCGTGGCGCACGAGCCGCGTCCCGTGCGGGCGGCGGAGGCGGCCGGGGCGCGCCGGGTCGTCGTCACCGGCCTCGGCGCCATCACCCCGCTGGGCGTCGGTACCGGCGAGTTGTGGCGGGGGCTGCTCGAAGGACGGCACGGGATACGGGAGTTGACGGACGAGGAGTTCGACGGGCTGCCCGTGCGGATCGCCGGGACGGTGCCGGTGGACCCGGCCGGGCTGCTGCCCCGCCAGGCGGCGCGGCGGATGAACCGGGCGGCGCAGTTCGCGGTGCTGGCGGCCCGGGAGGCGTGGGCCGACGCCGGGTACGCCGAGGGCGGCACCCGCGAGAGCGGGCTCGACCCGGAGCGGGTCGGGGTGAGCCTCGGCGCCATCCTGGGGGACGCGTCGGTGCTCGTCGGCGGGGACCGCAGGCTGCGGGAGAGGGGGCCGCGCGGTGTCTCGCCGCTCACCACGCCCATGACGGTGCCCTCGCAGGCCGCCTCCCAGGTCTCCCTCGACCTGCACATCACCGGTGAGGCGCGCACCGTGACCAGCGCGTGCGCCTCCGGCACCGAGGCGATCGGGCAGGCCGTCGACCGCATCCGGTACGGGCGGGTCGACGTCGCCCTCGCGGGCGGTGCCGAGGCGGTCGTCACCCCGGCGATCATGGCGTCGTTCGCCGCGATGCGGGCGCTGGCCGAGGGGGACCCGTCCGGGGGCTCGCCGTCGCACCCCTTCGCCAAGGACCGCGACGGGTTCGTCAACGGGGAGGGCGCGGGGGTGCTCGTCCTGGAGTCCGAGGAGCACGCACGGGCCCGTGGGGCGCGCGTCTACTGCGAGGCCGCCGGGTGGGGGCTGTCCGCCGACGCCCACCACGTCGCGGCGCCCGATCCGTCCGGCGACGGCATCGCGCTGGCGCTGCGGCGGGCCGTGCGGGACGCGGGCGGGCAGCTCGGGGACGTCGTCCACGTCAACGCGCACGCCACCGCCACGGTCGACGGCGACCTCGCCGAGGCACGGGCCCTGCGGGGCGTGCTCGGGCGGCGCGACGTACCGGTCACCGCCCTCAAGGGGCACCTGGGGCACCTCCAGGGTGCCGCGGGCGGGGTCGAGGCCGTTGCCGCGGTGCTCACGCTGCACCACGAGGTGGTGCCCGCGACGGTCGGCTGCGCGGAGGTCGACGACGCGATCGACCTGGACGTCGTCCGCGGCGCACCGCGCGCCCTGCCGTCCGCCGGGGACCTCGTGCTGAGCAACTCCTTCGGCTTCGGCGGCCACAACGCGGTGCTGGCGCTGCGCCGGGTGGGCTAG